ATTGAGATCCTGAGATCTCTCTCGAAAAGCAACATAGATCTAATCGGTTTTGATGTAGTTGAGGTATGCCCACCATTAGATCACTCTGGGATCACATGTTTATTGGCGGCAAACCTCATATATGAAGCTATGTCTGTGAAGGCATACCATATTATTAGAGATAATATGAGGGTGAAGAGAGTAGCCGGTATGGTTGAGAAGGTATAGCTATGTAGTAGTTCAGAGTATGGAAAGTATGGAAGAAAATGATTATACCACTGGATATTCCTGCTGGGATCTTTTTCTCTTGAGGGTTCTAAGTCTGTCATAGTATTTATATATCTTTTTGGATATTATCTCAAGCGCTCTTCTCGCAGCTATTAGAGGATCCTTGTCTATCTCCTCCACAGAATATTGATCATCGTTTGTTTTGATATACACATTAACTATATATGCACCCCCCTCACCGGCTTTAGACAATCTTTTAACCACTACCTTCATATCAAGGATCTTTGTTAATCTCGAGATCTTAGCTGTATAGCTGCTTATTAGTCTATTAAGTGACTCCCTATACCTCTCATCCTCAAGATCAGAGATCCTTGCTTCAATCGGTATAGCCTCCCTTACCCTTACAACAGATTTAATTATATCAAAACTTGTGACGATCCCAACCAGGTTTTCGCCATCCATTACCGGGAAGCCAGAGTATCTCTTCTTGATAATAAGCTCTGCAACCTTTCTAATAGGATCCTCCCTATCAACTGTTATCACAGGTGTTGATGCTATATCCCTCACAGGAGCTGCTAGGATCTCCTCCTCTGTTTTATAGTAGCCTACCCTTCTAGGGCCTATTTGGAAGTGAACATAGTAGATCTTCTCAGCAAGATCCCT
This genomic interval from Sulfolobales archaeon contains the following:
- a CDS encoding CBS domain-containing protein, producing the protein MKISEIMRRDIPTLKKDDLIGKAISIMSSEGLWILPVVSGEGKLIGVLSYRELLERRVGPKARVSSIMYPPYSVYVDDDVGEAIGKIYMLRVRGVPVVDRGGYLAGLVMREDIIKYMMSYNQLPGGKVQSIMSSPVITVDSNESVARARIIMLKNGVTKLPVVDGGKLYGIISMRDLAEKIYYVHFQIGPRRVGYYKTEEEILAAPVRDIASTPVITVDREDPIRKVAELIIKKRYSGFPVMDGENLVGIVTSFDIIKSVVRVREAIPIEARISDLEDERYRESLNRLISSYTAKISRLTKILDMKVVVKRLSKAGEGGAYIVNVYIKTNDDQYSVEEIDKDPLIAARRALEIISKKIYKYYDRLRTLKRKRSQQEYPVV